A part of Nitrospinota bacterium genomic DNA contains:
- a CDS encoding polyprenyl synthetase family protein has product MRDLEDYLAVKREVVDRTLDKWLPTADAPPATLHEAMRYSLFAGGKRLRSILCLAAAEAVGGEEAKALPAACALECIHTYSLIHDDLPAMDDGDVRRGRPTSHMVFGEAMAILAGDALLTYAFKLLSDPVLYGGPVEPAVLMDVVRTVAEAAGASGMVGGQVADLEAEGREIDEAGLTAIHTDKTAALIRASTVTGALLGGGNPEAVEALGRYGLSVGLAFQIVDDILDVVGDETTLGKATGGDEAHAKATYPSLHGLEASRAEADRLVEDACGALEPIGDGGELLVELALFVVARRR; this is encoded by the coding sequence GTGAGAGACCTTGAGGACTATCTGGCAGTAAAGCGGGAGGTGGTGGATCGGACGCTGGATAAGTGGTTGCCCACGGCCGACGCACCCCCGGCGACCCTCCATGAGGCGATGCGCTACAGCCTCTTTGCCGGCGGCAAGCGTCTTCGGTCCATTCTCTGTCTGGCGGCGGCCGAGGCTGTTGGCGGCGAGGAGGCAAAGGCCCTGCCGGCCGCCTGCGCCCTGGAGTGCATCCACACCTACAGCCTCATCCACGATGACCTGCCCGCCATGGACGACGGCGACGTCCGGCGCGGCCGGCCCACGAGCCACATGGTTTTCGGCGAGGCCATGGCAATCCTCGCCGGTGACGCCCTCTTGACTTACGCATTCAAGCTCTTGAGCGACCCCGTATTGTACGGGGGGCCGGTGGAGCCAGCCGTGCTGATGGATGTCGTACGCACCGTGGCTGAGGCTGCCGGGGCCTCCGGCATGGTCGGCGGTCAGGTGGCTGACCTTGAGGCCGAGGGCCGCGAGATCGATGAGGCGGGCCTCACCGCCATACACACCGACAAGACGGCGGCTCTAATACGCGCGAGCACGGTGACAGGGGCCCTGCTGGGGGGTGGGAACCCTGAGGCCGTCGAGGCGCTCGGCCGTTATGGGCTGTCGGTAGGCCTTGCCTTCCAGATTGTCGACGACATTCTCGACGTGGTGGGTGATGAGACAACCCTCGGAAAAGCCACCGGGGGAGATGAGGCCCACGCCAAAGCGACCTACCCTTCCCTCCACGGCCTCGAGGCCTCGCGAGCAGAGGCAGACCGATTGGTCGAGGACGCCTGTGGAGCCTTGGAGCCGATTGGCGACGGGGGGGAGTTGCTGGTGGAGCTGGCCCTCTTCGTCGTGGCGAGGCGACGGTAA
- a CDS encoding exodeoxyribonuclease VII small subunit — protein MSEMKFEKAIKRLEAIVEQLEDGQIDLEKSLKLFEEGIKLARFCADKLQEAEQKIELLALEHEGLFAADPPEPEADEEETKP, from the coding sequence GATGAAGTTCGAGAAAGCAATCAAAAGGCTTGAGGCCATTGTCGAGCAGCTTGAAGATGGCCAAATCGACCTCGAGAAATCGCTCAAGCTATTCGAGGAAGGTATCAAGCTGGCCCGCTTCTGCGCCGATAAGCTCCAGGAGGCCGAGCAGAAAATCGAGCTACTCGCCCTGGAGCACGAGGGCCTCTTCGCCGCCGACCCTCCAGAGCCAGAGGCCGATGAAGAGGAAACGAAGCCGTGA
- a CDS encoding TlyA family RNA methyltransferase, producing the protein MAGVRLDKLLIERGLAATRSRAQALILAGRVVVDGAVVDKAGKAVSAEAEIALLEIPPYVSRGGEKLKAALDTFDPPLEGAVCADLGASTGGFTDCLLQHGAGKIYAVDVGKGLIDAALRADPRVVVLEELNARYLSDEHIPEPLDGATIDVAFISLRLIFPPLAPLIKEGGWLLGLVKPQFEVGRGEVGRGGVVRDRAKHRRVILEVAESAQALGLTVAGLIASPLKGPKGNREFFLYAVKGAAAGLPDLEAAVDSVVAS; encoded by the coding sequence ATGGCCGGGGTTCGACTGGATAAGCTCCTCATCGAGCGCGGCCTGGCGGCGACACGCAGCCGGGCCCAGGCCCTAATCCTCGCCGGTCGGGTCGTCGTTGACGGCGCAGTGGTCGATAAGGCCGGCAAGGCCGTCTCCGCCGAGGCCGAAATCGCCCTCCTAGAGATTCCCCCCTACGTCTCCCGCGGCGGCGAGAAGCTGAAGGCCGCCCTCGACACCTTCGACCCCCCCCTTGAGGGGGCCGTCTGCGCAGACCTCGGCGCATCGACGGGTGGCTTCACCGACTGCCTATTGCAGCACGGCGCAGGGAAAATCTACGCAGTAGATGTGGGCAAAGGTCTTATAGACGCCGCTCTCAGGGCCGACCCACGGGTGGTCGTCCTGGAGGAACTCAACGCCCGCTACCTGTCGGACGAGCACATCCCCGAACCCCTCGACGGGGCTACTATCGATGTGGCCTTCATCTCCCTTCGGCTAATATTCCCCCCCCTCGCGCCACTCATCAAGGAGGGCGGATGGCTGCTTGGCCTCGTCAAGCCCCAGTTCGAGGTGGGGCGCGGAGAGGTGGGCAGGGGAGGTGTGGTTCGGGATCGGGCCAAGCACCGCCGTGTGATTCTGGAGGTGGCCGAGTCGGCCCAAGCCCTGGGGCTTACGGTGGCGGGCCTTATTGCCTCGCCCCTCAAAGGGCCGAAGGGAAACCGGGAGTTCTTCCTCTACGCCGTAAAAGGGGCCGCCGCCGGACTGCCGGACCTGGAGGCCGCCGTGGACTCCGTCGTGGCATCGTGA
- a CDS encoding 1-deoxy-D-xylulose-5-phosphate synthase: MRPILSTIQGPESLKHLTEKQLKALAAEVRKSIIEAVASRGGHLASNLAAVELTIALHTVFSAPRDKFIWDGGHQTYTHKLLTGQRERFAPPDQDQGISEVGQRRESPYDLYHARHGSTSLSAGVGFVEARDLKGDDHDVVAIIGDGAITAGVAVEGLTHAGRLGKKMLVVLNDNAFAPASLIEAFSAFLSRMLSGRLYTKLRNGVLGLIRVVPVVGEPVSSVGARLEEAVRGLLGPAKRFREMGFAYLGPIKGHNIRHLTQAFEAARAMERAVVVHVVTRKGKGYRPSEQYPGVYHAVGAFDPASGRPKAKTGQPTYAEDFAEILVALAEEDPSIVAVTAGMTERSGLKPFAKRFPNRFYDVGRATQHAAAFAAGLACQGLKPVVLIPSTALQRSFDQVLNDVCLQSLPVTFAVECAGLSGERGPSRLGAFDISYLRLAPNMVLMAPKDESELGPMLKTALQRAGPTAICFPSGAGFGKERDEALQPLEVGKAELLKPGRHVAIWAFGSTVWSAYEAADLLAEEGIETSVVNARFIKPIDNALLCEQARQVGFLVTVEENALAGGFGSAVLEVLETARLFETKVHRIGLPDRLIEQGSPELLRRTYGLDAEGIAASVQQALEARHPLPMSHGRGSTG, translated from the coding sequence ATGAGGCCCATTCTCTCCACGATTCAAGGGCCTGAGAGCCTCAAGCACCTTACCGAGAAGCAGCTTAAGGCGCTCGCCGCCGAGGTCCGTAAATCCATCATCGAGGCGGTGGCCTCCAGGGGGGGGCACCTCGCGAGCAACCTCGCAGCCGTGGAGCTCACCATCGCACTCCACACCGTCTTCAGCGCGCCGCGCGACAAGTTCATATGGGATGGAGGCCATCAGACATACACACATAAGCTGCTCACAGGCCAACGGGAGCGCTTCGCACCCCCGGACCAGGACCAGGGTATCTCGGAGGTCGGGCAGCGGCGGGAGAGCCCATACGACCTTTACCACGCGCGCCATGGCTCCACCTCCCTCTCGGCGGGCGTGGGGTTCGTTGAAGCCAGGGATCTAAAGGGCGATGACCACGATGTGGTCGCAATAATCGGCGACGGCGCCATTACGGCAGGGGTCGCCGTCGAAGGCCTAACTCACGCGGGCCGCCTCGGCAAGAAGATGCTTGTCGTCTTGAACGACAATGCGTTCGCCCCAGCCTCCCTCATTGAAGCCTTCTCGGCCTTTCTGAGTAGAATGCTCTCAGGCCGACTCTATACGAAGCTCCGTAACGGCGTCCTTGGACTAATACGGGTAGTCCCCGTCGTGGGCGAGCCGGTCTCCTCGGTCGGGGCCCGCCTAGAGGAGGCCGTAAGAGGTCTCCTTGGCCCGGCTAAGCGCTTTCGGGAAATGGGATTCGCTTATCTCGGGCCCATCAAGGGTCACAATATTCGGCACCTAACCCAAGCATTTGAGGCCGCCAGAGCTATGGAGCGTGCTGTCGTCGTCCACGTCGTTACGCGAAAGGGCAAGGGCTACCGGCCCAGCGAGCAGTACCCCGGAGTGTATCATGCCGTCGGAGCCTTCGATCCCGCATCGGGCCGGCCTAAGGCGAAGACAGGCCAGCCCACCTACGCGGAGGACTTCGCTGAAATCCTCGTGGCGCTGGCCGAGGAGGACCCTTCCATCGTCGCCGTGACCGCAGGCATGACGGAGCGGAGCGGGCTCAAGCCCTTCGCCAAGCGGTTTCCGAATCGCTTCTACGACGTGGGCCGCGCAACGCAGCACGCCGCGGCCTTCGCCGCGGGGCTGGCCTGCCAGGGCCTTAAGCCGGTCGTGCTCATCCCGTCCACCGCCCTCCAACGGAGCTTCGACCAGGTGCTCAACGATGTCTGCCTCCAGAGCCTCCCGGTGACCTTCGCCGTCGAGTGCGCTGGCCTGTCGGGCGAAAGGGGCCCCAGCCGCCTCGGGGCCTTCGACATCTCTTATCTCCGGCTCGCGCCCAACATGGTGCTCATGGCCCCTAAGGACGAGAGCGAGCTAGGCCCCATGCTCAAGACGGCCCTCCAACGGGCCGGCCCGACTGCCATATGCTTTCCTTCAGGAGCTGGATTCGGGAAGGAGCGGGACGAGGCGCTGCAGCCTCTCGAGGTCGGCAAGGCCGAGCTGCTTAAGCCCGGCCGGCACGTGGCCATTTGGGCCTTCGGCTCCACGGTCTGGTCGGCCTACGAGGCGGCCGATCTACTTGCCGAGGAGGGGATCGAGACGTCCGTGGTCAACGCCCGCTTCATCAAGCCCATCGATAACGCCCTGCTCTGCGAGCAGGCCCGCCAGGTGGGTTTCCTAGTCACCGTCGAGGAGAACGCCCTCGCAGGTGGTTTCGGTAGCGCCGTTCTGGAGGTTCTGGAGACCGCCCGGCTCTTCGAGACGAAGGTCCACCGGATCGGGCTACCCGACCGCCTAATCGAACAGGGCTCCCCGGAGCTCCTTCGGCGCACGTACGGCCTTGACGCCGAGGGAATTGCCGCCAGCGTCCAGCAGGCCCTTGAGGCCCGTCATCCCCTGCCGATGAGCCATGGCCGGGGTTCGACTGGATAA
- a CDS encoding M20/M25/M40 family metallo-hydrolase, with protein sequence MTAPEQASATIAENGRAIVRHLAETIGPRSLLNPTSLEEAARYIEERLAELGYAVERQPYEAPGGHTVRNLIVEKAGRGKPDEIILFGAHYDTVPSTPGADDNASGVAGLLELARLLKAYENRRTIRLVAFTCEEPPYYHSRWMGSRVYAREARKRGDDIIAMVSIEMIGFFDASISQTFPVPFMSYFYPSTADFIGVVGNLSSRRLVTAVREAMRRGGAIGVESITAVSVVPGIDFSDHASFWREDYRAVMVTDTAFYRSPHYHGPSDTPDTLNYESFAEVVRGLYQAILELDEGE encoded by the coding sequence ATGACCGCACCTGAACAGGCCAGCGCGACCATCGCCGAGAACGGTCGGGCTATCGTAAGGCACCTGGCTGAGACCATCGGCCCCCGCAGCCTCTTGAACCCCACGTCCCTGGAGGAAGCGGCCCGCTACATAGAGGAGCGCCTCGCCGAGCTCGGCTACGCCGTCGAGCGCCAGCCCTACGAAGCCCCCGGCGGACACACGGTTCGCAACCTCATCGTCGAGAAGGCGGGCCGTGGGAAGCCGGACGAGATAATCCTCTTCGGGGCCCACTACGACACAGTCCCCTCGACACCCGGGGCCGACGACAACGCCTCCGGTGTGGCGGGTCTTCTCGAGCTCGCCCGCCTGCTGAAGGCTTACGAGAACCGGCGGACCATCCGGCTGGTGGCCTTCACCTGCGAGGAGCCGCCCTACTACCATAGCCGCTGGATGGGAAGCCGCGTCTACGCCAGGGAGGCCCGCAAGCGGGGAGACGACATCATCGCCATGGTGAGCATCGAGATGATAGGCTTTTTCGACGCCTCTATCTCCCAGACTTTCCCCGTCCCGTTCATGAGCTACTTCTATCCAAGTACAGCCGACTTCATCGGCGTCGTGGGAAATCTCTCTTCCCGCCGGCTGGTCACGGCGGTTAGGGAGGCTATGCGGCGAGGGGGGGCCATCGGGGTAGAGAGCATCACGGCCGTAAGCGTCGTGCCGGGCATTGATTTTTCCGACCACGCCTCTTTCTGGCGAGAGGACTATCGGGCGGTCATGGTCACCGACACCGCCTTCTACCGAAGCCCCCACTACCACGGCCCCTCGGACACTCCTGACACCCTCAACTACGAATCCTTCGCCGAGGTCGTAAGGGGCCTCTACCAGGCAATCTTAGAGCTTGACGAGGGGGAGTGA